The Drosophila bipectinata strain 14024-0381.07 chromosome 2L, DbipHiC1v2, whole genome shotgun sequence genome has a segment encoding these proteins:
- the LOC108123942 gene encoding GTP-binding nuclear protein Ran-like: protein MTSSGDDIPTFKCVIIGDGATGKTTFVKRHVSGGYGRQYVATLGVEVHPLRFNTSRGQIQFNVWDTAGQEMLGGLRDGYYVQAQCAIIMFDLTSRITYKNMTNWYRDLVRVCGRIPIVLCGNKVDIRDRKVKPQDIKFHQKNNLQYYEISAKSNYNFEKPFLWLARELFGDPQLKLVEMPALLPPEVHMDADWQAQVELELEEAMTTKIPDDDEGL from the coding sequence ATGACTTCCAGCGGTGATGATATTCCAACTTTTAAGTGTGTGATCATTGGAGACGGCGCAACTGGCAAAACGACCTTTGTAAAGCGACATGTTTCTGGAGGATATGGAAGGCAGTACGTCGCCACTTTGGGCGTCGAAGTTCATCCCCTCCGATTTAACACTTCGCGCGGCCAGATCCAATTCAACGTCTGGGACACTGCCGGACAAGAGATGTTGGGTGGACTTCGGGATGGATACTACGTACAGGCACAATGTGCTATAATAATGTTCGATTTGACATCCCGTATCACCTATAAGAACATGACAAACTGGTACAGGGATTTGGTGCGTGTGTGCGGTAGAATACCAATTGTCCTATGCGGGAATAAAGTAGATATTAGGGATCGAAAAGTAAAGCCGCAAGATATAAaattccatcagaaaaataatCTGCAGTATTACGAAATTTCCGCCAAGTCGAACTATAACTTTGAGAAGCCTTTTCTCTGGCTGGCTCGTGAGCTATTTGGGGATCCCCAGTTGAAGTTGGTAGAGATGCCAGCACTTCTACCTCCCGAAGTCCACATGGATGCGGATTGGCAGGCTCAAGTAGAGCTGGAATTGGAAGAAGCCATGACTACTAAAATTCCCGACGATGATGAGGGCTTGTGA
- the LOC108123963 gene encoding E3 ubiquitin-protein ligase rnf8-B-like, with protein sequence MEVHGSEFVAGTNAPAMDLMCSEDKYAEDQREWLEQWNSTFWRDNPEESISQHGQPQGQKLGEGMMNHGVCELLDAVEILTYDSRLDGTGNSPTTDTKVLQAKIRSMQVIIAHQRLQREEMREKLVSEIESLKLAQNIQITQSDKQEAQQKAIIQRLNDQLLSMQVIISNLEQQLTDKEEVGQQLLCNLEMHEKINQELTIERDGMILQLEEQKTHHLSKVNQLVNQILSLQMIIEQRIDQLTSQMEEQEENHNITVNMLEEQISSLQLIANESQSQTSQREEMLNNRERAHLQEVERLQSREAQNQESITCSICLSTWEESGDHRVVSLACGHLYGDSCIRAALMRASECPICRRPASQHDLRYIFSANVFPTQT encoded by the coding sequence ATGGAAGTGCACGGATCTGAATTTGTAGCTGGAACAAACGCACCCGCCATGGACTTGATGTGTTCTGAAGATAAGTACGCAGAGGATCAAAGGGAATGGTTAGAGCAATGGAATTCAACTTTTTGGCGAGATAACCCAGAAGAATCGATCAGTCAGCATGGGCAGCCGCAAGGTCAAAAGCTTGGCGAGGGGATGATGAATCATGGCGTTTGCGAGCTTCTGGACGCCGTGGAAATACTGACCTACGATTCTAGATTGGATGGAACCGGAAACTCACCTACAACTGATACGAAAGTACTCCAGGCGAAGATCCGTTCAATGCAGGTGATTATAGCACATCAAAGACTGCAGAGGGAGGAAATGCGCGAAAAGTTGGTTAGTGAAATCGAGTCACTTAAATTGGCTCAGAACATCCAGATAACGCAGTCTGATAAGCAGGAAGCCCAGCAAAAGGCAATCATTCAAAGACTTAATGACCAATTACTTTCTATGCAagtaataataagcaacttggAGCAGCAGTTAACAGACAAGGAGGAAGTAGGCCAGCAATTGCTATGTAATTTGGAAATGCACGAAAAGATCAATCAAGAACTGACAATTGAGAGGGATGGAATGATACTGCAACTGGAGGAGCAGAAAACCCACCACTTGAGTAAGGTGAATCAACTTGTGAACCAAATCCTTTCCCTGCAGATGATAATCGAGCAGCGCATCGATCAGTTGACCTCACAAatggaggagcaggaggagaaCCACAACATCACCGTGAATATGCTCGAGGAACAAATCAGCTCGTTGCAGTTGATTGCCAACGAATCCCAGAGCCAAACGTCCCAACGGGAAGAAATGCTTAACAACCGTGAGCGAGCGCACCTCCAAGAGGTGGAAAGGTTGCAGAGTCGGGAAGCACAAAACCAGGAAAGTATCACTTGCTCCATATGCCTGTCGACCTGGGAGGAGAGTGGTGACCATCGCGTCGTTTCTCTAGCCTGTGGTCATCTATACGGAGATTCTTGCATTAGGGCAGCCTTGATGCGAGCCTCCGAGTGTCCGATTTGTCGACGTCCAGCTTCTCAGCACGATCTTCGATACATCTTCAGTGCCAATGTATTTCCTACGCAAACCTAG
- the LOC122321472 gene encoding uncharacterized protein, whose product MQHSPRRSSRLNGGEATPTTRADQQPASSAAENRPRVNITTAAAISRPATTATTVASQLRSTAVTAASSEPEVSQPLTAYLLERITALENELKQVRAMNATSTANCAPIPVGPSANGANSGTSERPPSWSGPPLAATLNGEAQTNGVGPDPYSSFGATSGAYTLPPSWSGPPLLTTSNPLCATSAAQTAHGFALPGGSIHNVATASPFVGSYASMTPIGTQGANGPRRLPDLPIFGGQPEDWPIFNCSFVETTQAYNCTDLENNQRLLKALKDEARETVKSLLIHPANVRAVMEQLRFRFGRPEQLIRSQLNSVREVQPISEQQLARIVPFATRVSNLTAFLQSAKAEQHLGNPTLMEELVAKLPTSKRVDWARHAASIQPFPTVAHFSAWLQEYANIVCTILDVDGKEPRRRVLHASVDQDRHEQRDDRHRGCPICGGQQHATTNCREFIGASPPGRWSMVKRHRLCFTCLRSGHTTRSCDVHRECQIDGCRRLHHRLLHGEDEERRRPEQRGGFRRHNGGNQTSAVSRRSPERRSSPRGGYRDHERSQQSAVLRNSLERRAPQPAEAPVQTNLSIDVEGGRLLFRILPVTLYGAGRQVDTYALLDEGSSVTMIDNELRRDLGLEGEHRQLNVQWFGGRSSREPTNVVSLEISGAGKPTRHPLRNVYAVSNLSLPMQTLSRRDVQGVQRDSRLPMKPYSNVVPKLLIGLDHGHLGLPLRTRRFAREGPYAAATELGWVVFGPVSGQSTTPSPRSCLLAVSMDDAMEKMVEDYFEMESFGVKLAPPVAASDDARAQRILEDTTVKVGRRYQTGLLWKDDHTVLPRSYEMAHRRLINVEKKLKRNGQLALEYDRIIKDYVAKGYARKLQPDEVAVKSDKLWYLPHFGVENPNKPGKVRLVFDAAAKVGGTSLNSALDKGPQHYKPLPAVLFHFREGAVGVCGDIKEMFHQVLIRPEDRCSQRFLWRDGNDDREPDTYEMNVMTFGAACSPSTAHYVKTVNALKFRDSDPRAVKAIIDHHYVDDYVDSFDTESEAIEVSTRVKEIHAEAGFELCQFSSCSPIVEAALGPPGQVKSVGWGESEQKILGMRWQVATDDFRFNVEYHRVPKSVLSGERVPTKREFLSLLMSTFDPLGFLCCLMITAKLLLREIWRQKIQWDEPLPEEIGRAFAAWRRELDAVGQFRCPRHYFGRGAVRTIELHVFVDASQSAFAAVAYWRVTYNDGNVLVSFVCAKTKCAPMRTMSIPRLELQAAVLGTRVMNTVKEEHGVDISETVLWTDSKTVLKWIGSTHRRYKQFVGNRVAEILESSKVSQWRWVPTADNAADDATRSQSKADLSPESRWLSGPAFLRQPESGWPTPEKGTEHVPDAPDEEEMPGEFALVASNEFVILFQRFSSFSRLVRTTAWVLRFARRCRKQRSELEEYGLTATECEAAENLLIRQAQLESFPDEMGSAERGKEVANSSEIRSLAPYMDKYGVLRVYGRVDAALSMPYSARRPVILSHRHSLTEMVVRHYHAQMKHQNVDATIAQIRTRFWVTKIRRVLKEVISSCNECKLQRTRPMPPIMGPLPEDRLEAGGWPFKYTGLDYFGPLLVTVARHREKRWVALFTCLTTRAIHLELAHDLSTDSCIIAIRNFVCRRGPVCKLRSDNGKNFVGADREARRFGDVFETERIQSELSSRSIEWVFNCPSNPSEGGVWERMVQCVKRVLRHTLKEVAPRDHVLESLLIEAENVVNSRPLTHLPVDADQEAPLTPNDLLKGVANLPDTPGLDAELPKEGSTRKQWRIARMLRDRFWRRWVREYLPTLVRREKWCRRTEPIRQGDMVFVCDPALPRREWRKGIVEEVYSGADGVVRRATVRVNDNGLSWTMLRPVSKLAVLDLSEAGLHGVGDVDGQNIVIDS is encoded by the coding sequence ATGCAGCACTCCCCCAGGAGGAGTTCCCGGCTGAACGGAGGGGAAGCCACCCCTACAACGCGAGCGGATCAGCAGCCAGCGAGTAGTGCAGCAGAAAATCGGCCGCGGGTGAACATAACCACGGCGGCGGCCATTTCTCGCCCAGCCACTACGGCGACTACAGTAGCGTCCCAACTAAGGAGTACTGCTGTCACAGCTGCGAGTTCAGAGCCGGAGGTGAGCCAGCCACTCACGGCGTACCTATTGGAGAGGATTACGGCGTTGGAGAACGAGCTGAAGCAGGTTAGAGCTATGAACGCAACGAGCACCGCCAATTGCGCGCCAATCCCAGTTGGGCCAAGCGCAAATGGCGCCAACAGTGGAACGTCGGAGCGGCCGCCATCGTGGAGCGGACCGCCATTAGCCGCCACATTGAACGGTGAGGCCCAAACTAACGGGGTCGGGCCGGACCCATATAGCAGTTTCGGTGCGACCAGTGGGGCCTACACGCTGCCGCCATCTTGGAGTGGACCACCGTTGCTAACGACTAGCAACCCACTGTGCGCTACAAGTGCTGCGCAGACAGCGCATGGATTCGCGCTACCGGGCGGGAGCATCCACAACGTGGCAACTGCATCGCCATTCGTGGGATCCTACGCCTCGATGACACCGATTGGAACCCAAGGAGCGAATGGGCCAAGGAGGCTCCCGGACTTGCCTATATTTGGAGGGCAGCCCGAGGATTGGCCCATCTTTAATTGTTCGTTTGTGGAGACGACCCAAGCGTACAACTGCACGGACCTGGAGAACAACCAGAGGCTGTTGAAGGCGCTGAAGGATGAAGCACGCGAGACAGTGAAGTCGCTGCTGATTCACCCTGCGAACGTCAGAGCCGTGATGGAGCAGCTGCGCTTCAGGTTTGGCCGACCGGAGCAGCTAATACGCAGCCAGCTGAACAGCGTGCGAGAGGTGCAGCCGATTTCGGAGCAGCAACTGGCGAGGATCGTCCCCTTCGCAACTAGAGTGAGTAACCTCACGGCCTTCTTGCAGTCGGCGAAGGCGGAGCAACATCTGGGAAACCCCACACTCATGGAGGAGCTTGTGGCAAAGCTTCCCACCAGCAAACGAGTGGATTGGGCCAGGCACGCTGCATCGATCCAGCCCTTTCCCACTGTAGCACACTTCAGCGCGTGGCTACAGGAGTACGCGAACATCGTGTGTACGATTTTGGACGTCGATGGAAAGGAGCCGAGGCGTCGAGTTCTGCACGCGAGCGTCGACCAGGACCGACACGAGCAGCGGGATGACCGGCATAGAGGTTGTCCAATTTGTGGAGGGCAACAACATGCTACGACGAACTGCAGGGAGTTCATCGGAGCTTCGCCACCGGGCAGGTGGAGCATGGTGAAGAGGCATCGGCTCTGCTTCACATGCTTACGAAGTGGGCATACGACCAGATCCTGCGATGTGCATCGCGAGTGCCAGATCGACGGATGCCGCAGATTACATCACCGTCTGCTACATGGAGAGGACGAAGAGCGAAGAAGGCCGGAGCAGCGAGGTGGCTTCAGGCGCCACAACGGAGGAAACCAGACGTCAGCTGTTTCCAGACGCAGCCCGGAAAGGAGGTCTTCGCCACGAGGTGGTTACAGGGACCACGAGAGGAGCCAGCAGTCGGCTGTCCTCAGGAACAGCCTGGAGAGAAGGGCCCCGCAGCCAGCAGAGGCGCCCGTGCAGACGAATTTAAGTATTGACGTCGAAGGAGGCCGACTTTTGTTTCGCATACTACCAGTAACGCTGTACGGAGCTGGTCGCCAGGTGGACACATACGCGCTGTTAGATGAGGGATCCTCCGTCACGATGATCGACAACGAGCTACGGAGGGATCTGGGATTGGAAGGCGAACATCGACAGCTTAACGTCCAATGGTTTGGAGGAAGATCCAGCAGGGAGCCTACCAACGTGGTGAGTCTGGAGATAAGTGGAGCTGGGAAGCCCACTCGCCACCCGTTGAGGAATGTGTACGCCGTTTCAAATTTGAGTCTGCCGATGCAAACGTTAAGTCGACGAGATGTCCAGGGCGTGCAAAGGGATTCGCGACTGCCGATGAAGCCCTACAGCAACGTGGTGCCGAAGTTGCTAATCGGGCTGGACCATGGTCATCTGGGATTGCCACTTAGGACGAGGCGGTTTGCCAGAGAGGGACCGTATGCGGCCGCAACCGAGCTTGGATGGGTTGTATTCGGGCCAGTAAGTGGACAGTCGACTACGCCGTCACCGAGGTCCTGCCTTCTAGCCGTGTCAATGGACGATGCGATGGAAAAGATGGTGGAGGACTACTTCGAGATGGAAAGCTTTGGTGTGAAGCTCGCGCCACCGGTCGCAGCCAGCGACGACGCGCGGGCCCAAAGGATCCTCGAGGACACCACGGTGAAAGTGGGGCGTCGCTACCAGACGGGATTGCTCTGGAAGGACGACCACACTGTGCTGCCACGGAGCTATGAGATGGCGCACAGACGGCTGATCAACGTCGAGAAGAAGTTGAAGCGCAACGGGCAGTTGGCTCTGGAATACGACCGTATCATCAAAGACTACGTTGCCAAAGGATATGCAAGGAAGCTGCAGCCGGATGaggtcgcagtgaagagcgaCAAGCTCTGGTATTTGCCACATTTTGGTGTGGAAAACCCAAACAAGCCCGGAAAGGTCCGGCTTGTGTTCGATGCTGCAGCCAAGGTTGGAGGAACCTCACTCAATTCGGCGCTGGACAAAGGGCCACAGCACTACAAGCCCTTGCCAGCTGTGCTTTTCCACTTCAGAGAAGGAGCAGTCGGAGTCTGCGGGGACATCAAGGAGATGTTCCACCAAGTGCTGATCCGACCCGAGGATCGATGTTCCCAAAGGTTCCTCTGGAGAGATGGCAACGACGATCGAGAGCCGGATACATACGAGATGAACGTGATGACTTTTGGAGCAGCCTGCTCGCCGAGCACTGCGCACTACGTCAAGACGGTGAATGCCCTGAAGTTTCGGGATTCAGATCCGAGGGCAGTCAAGGCCATCATCGACCACCATTACGTCGATGACTACGTGGATAGTTTCGATACGGAGAGCGAAGCTATCGAGGTATCTACCCGAGTGAAGGAGATACACGCGGAGGCTGGATTCGAACTATGCCAGTTCTCATCCTGCTCACCCATCGTGGAAGCGGCGTTGGGACCACCTGGACAAGTCAAGAGCGTCGGATGGGGTGAGTCTGAGCAGAAAATCCTTGGAATGCGTTGGCAAGTAGCAACGGATGACTTCAGATTCAACGTGGAGTATCATCGAGTGCCAAAAAGCGTCCTAAGTGGAGAGCGAGTCCCAACAAAGAGAGAGTTTTTGAGCCTGCTGATGTCAACGTTCGACCCATTGGGGTTCCTGTGCTGCCTGATGATTACAGCGAAGCTGTTGCTGCGGGAGATCTGGAGGCAGAAGATCCAGTGGGACGAACCGCTGCCGGAGGAGATAGGCAGAGCCTTTGCTGCCTGGCGAAGAGAGTTGGACGCCGTGGGACAGTTCCGATGTCCTCGCCACTATTTTGGGCGTGGAGCAGTTCGGACCATCGAGTTGCACGTTTTCGTGGATGCAAGTCAATCTGCATTCGCGGCGGTGGCCTATTGGAGGGTCACGTACAACGACGGAAACGTGCTGGTTAGCTTCGTGTGCGCAAAGACGAAGTGTGCGCCGATGAGGACGATGTCCATCCCACGGCTGGAGCTGCAAGCAGCGGTCCTTGGAACCAGAGTGATGAATACTGTCAAGGAAGAACACGGTGTGGACATCAGCGAGACGGTTTTATGGACGGACTCAAAAACGGTGCTGAAATGGATCGGCAGCACCCACCGCCGGTATAAGCAGTTTGTTGGCAACCGAGTGGCGGAGATTTTGGAGTCGTCGAAGGTTTCCCAGTGGAGATGGGTACCTACAGCTGACAACGCAGCGGATGATGCGACGCGGTCGCAGAGCAAGGCGGACCTTAGCCCGGAATCCCGGTGGCTAAGCGGTCCCGCATTTTTAAGGCAGCCAGAAAGCGGCTGGCCAACGCCTGAGAAGGGAACCGAGCATGTTCCAGATGCACCTGACGAGGAGGAGATGCCCGGTGAGTTCGCTTTGGTAGCATCGAATGAATTTGTCATCCTGTTCCAGAGATTCTCGAGCTTCAGTCGCCTGGTGAGGACCACCGCCTGGGTCCTGAGGTTTGCGCGACGGTGCCGCAAACAGAGAAGCGAGCTCGAGGAATATGGACTCACTGCGACGGAGTGTGAGGCCGCGGAGAACCTGTTAATCAGGCAGGCCCAATTGGAGTCGTTTCCCGACGAGATGGGGTCGGCGGAACGCGGAAAGGAAGTCGCCAACTCGAGCGAGATTCGTAGTCTGGCGCCGTACATGGATAAATATGGAGTTCTGCGAGTTTATGGCAGAGTCGATGCCGCGCTGTCCATGCCGTACAGTGCGAGGAGGCCCGTGATACTGTCACACAGGCACAGTCTCACGGAGATGGTAGTAAGACACTACCACGCCCAGATGAAGCATCAAAACGTGGATGCGACGATTGCCCAGATCCGGACGAGATTCTGGGTCACGAAGATAAGACGAGTGCTGAAGGAGGTAATCTCGTCGTGCAACGAATGCAAGCTACAACGGACGCGGCCGATGCCGCCGATAATGGGACCCCTTCCAGAGGATCGCTTGGAAGCTGGAGGATGGCCATTCAAGTACACAGGACTAGACTACTTTGGGCCACTGCTGGTGACTGTTGCCCGTCACAGAGAGAAGCGTTGGGTCGCCTTGTTCACATGCTTGACGACAAGGGCGATTCATCTGGAGCTGGCGCATGATCTGTCAACGGATTCCTGTATTATAGCGATCAGGAACTTCGTCTGCCGTAGAGGACCAGTATGTAAACTGCGGAGTGACAACGGAAAAAACTTCGTGGGAGCTGACAGAGAGGCCAGACGATTTGGGGACGTGTTCGAGACGGAAAGGATACAGAGTGAGTTATCCAGCAGGAGCATTGAGTGGGTTTTTAATTGCCCATCCAACCCGTCTGAGGGCGGAGTATGGGAGCGGATGGTGCAGTGCGTCAAGCGAGTGCTGCGCCATACCCTGAAGGAAGTCGCGCCGAGGGACCATGTGTTGGAGAGTCTACTCATAGAGGCGGAGAACGTAGTCAACTCGCGTCCGCTCACCCACTTGCCAGTAGATGCGGACCAAGAGGCGCCGTTGACGCCAAATGACCTGCTCAAGGGAGTAGCTAACCTGCCAGATACGCCTGGATTGGATGCCGAGCTGCCCAAGGAGGGTTCTACGCGAAAGCAGTGGAGGATTGCCCGCATGCTGCGAGACCGTTTCTGGAGGAGGTGGGTCAGGGAGTACCTGCCTACGCTTGTGCGCCGCGAGAAGTGGTGCCGGAGAACGGAGCCCATCCGCCAGGGCGATATGGTCTTCGTCTGCGATCCTGCCTTGCCCAGACGAGAGTGGCGCAAGGGCATCGTGGAGGAGGTCTACAGCGGAGCTGATGGAGTCGTCAGACGCGCCACTGTGCGCGTAAATGATAATGGATTATCTTGGACAATGTTGCGGCCCGTCTCTAAACTTGCAGTTTTGGATTTGAGTGAAGCTGGTCTTCACGGGGTCGGGGATGTCGACGGTCAAAACattgttatcgatagttaA
- the LOC108123987 gene encoding protein YIPF6, with translation MDSKLDMFEDVNTSPAPSLEGEMSIPGQRITTTTSPGGVPDYNTLDEPIRETVLRDIRAVGVKFYHVLYPKEKSSLLRDWDLWGPLVLCTFMATILQGSSSADSMADNGPEFAQVFVIVWIGAAIVTLNSKLLGGNISFFQSVCVLGYCLTPVAIALIVCRVILLAKHTPLLFFLRFVTTTLGFAWATYASFVFLGQSQPPHRKPLAVYPIFLFFFIISWLVLSHN, from the exons ATGGACTCCAAGCTGGAT ATGTTTGAGGACGTTAACACGTCGCCAGCTCCTTCTCTGGAGGGCGAGATGTCCATTCCGGGCCAACggataacaacaacaacgtcTCCGGGCGGTGTTCCTGATTACAATACCCTGGATGAGCCCATCCGGGAAACAGTACTAAGAGACATCCGCGCCGTGGGAGTCAAGTTTTATCATGTGCTATATCCCAAGGAGAAATCCAGCCTGCTGCGGGATT GGGACTTGTGGGGACCCCTGGTTCTGTGCACGTTCATGGCTACTATTCTGCAGGGCTCCTCTTCCGCAGACAGCATGGCTGACAACGGCCCCGAGTTTGCCCAGGTATTCGTCATCGTCTGGATAGGAGCGGCCATCGTCACACTTAACTCCAAACTTCTTGGAGGCAATAT CTCATTCTTCCAATCAGTTTGCGTCTTAGGCTACTGCCTTACACCAGTGGCCATTGCTCTGATCGTGTGTCGGGTGATCCTGTTGGCGAAACACACGCCACTACTCTTCTTTCTACGTTTCGTAACAACTACTTTGGGTTTCGCCTGGGCTACATATG cttcttttgtgtttttgggcCAGAGCCAGCCGCCCCATCGAAAGCCACTTGCCGTTTACCCAATCTTCCTGTTTTTCTTCATCATCTCTTGGCTGGTGTTGTCCCATAATTAG
- the Tps1 gene encoding uncharacterized protein Tps1, producing MPETEIVVTNAGEPSTKASLIVVSNRLPFVLIRNAKTQELERRASAGGLVTAVCPVVIKGSGLWVGWSGIHLEDPNEAIPESNPNDQTPTAGLKSEQVVSVNINSKVFDSYYNGCCNKMFWPLFHSMPGRANFGGEHWHDYVTVNKHFAVRTIEALEKCLAKSEGTDKSPPIVWIHDYHLMLAANWVREHAEEKNLPCRLAFFLHIPFPPWDIFRLLPWSDEILQGMLGCDLVGFHIQDYCLNFVDCCQRNLGCRVDRNNLLVEHGGRTVRIRPLPIGIPYERFVNLAQTAPKVLKTSKMQIILGVDRLDYTKGLVHRLMAFEALLLKYPQHKEKVSLLQISVPSRTDVKEYRELKEEVDQLVGRINGRFTTANWAPIRYIYDYVSQDELAALYRDAAVCLVTPLRDGMNLVAKEFVACQINEVPGVLVISPFAGAGEMMHEALLCNPYEVNEAAEVIHRALTMPEDERVLRMARLRRREAECDVSHWMRCFLKAVGALEMDDVGTTIMQPVSVDDFDDYLLKYIGYNHKLALLLDYDGTLAPIAPHPDLATLSPEIKNVLYKLSNHSDVYVAVISGRNVDNVKKMVGIEGITYAGNHGLEILHPDGSKFVHPMPIEYEKKVSDLLKALQDSVCRDGAWVENKGALLTFHYRETPNHLRGAMVDRARSLIEKYGFRATEAHCALEARPPVQWNKGRASIYILRTSFGVDWNERIKIIYVGDDLTDEDAMVALKGMARTFRVTSSDIVKTAADHRLPSTDSVYTLLKWVERHFMGRKARANSLTYRPTKGDGVQMQMSLEVASSANNLEV from the exons ATGCCCGAAACGGAGATCGTTGTGACCAATGCGGGTGAGCCGTCCACCAAGGCGAGTCTCATCGTGGTCTCGAATCGGTTGCCGTTTGTGCTAATCCGGAACGCAAAAACCCAGGAGCTGGAACGCAGAGCCAG TGCTGGTGGCCTGGTAACTGCCGTGTGTCCGGTAGTGATTAAGGGTAGCGGTCTCTGGGTGGGTTGGTCTGGAATCCATTTGGAGGACCCCAACGAAGCCATTCCCGAGTCCAACCCCAACGATCAAACCCCCACCGCTGGCCTGAAGTCAGAGCAGGTGGTGTCCGTGAACATCAACTCGAAAGTCTTTGATAGCTACTACAATGGATGCTGCAACAAGATGTTCTGGCCGCTCTTTCACTCCATGCCTGGCCGGGCGAACTTCGGAGGCGAGCACTGGCACGACTATGTGACTGTCAATAAGCATTTTGCTGTGCGAACCATCGAGGCTTTGgagaagtgcctggccaaaaGCGAAGGCACCGACAAGAGTCCCCCGATCGTATGGATTCATGACTATCATCTTATGTTGGCAGCCAACTGGGTGCGGGAGCATGCCGAGGAGAAGAACCTGCCCTGCCGGCTGGCCTTTTTCCTACACATTCCCTTCCCGCCATGGGATATCTTCCGACTGCTGCCCTGGTCCGATGAGATCCTGCAG GGTATGCTGGGCTGTGACCTGGTCGGCTTCCACATTCAAGATTACTGTCTTAATTTTGTGGATTGTTGCCAGAGGAATCTTGGTTGCCGTGTGGACCGCAACAATCTTCTGGTGGAGCACGGTGGGCGTACAGTCCGTATCCGTCCACTGCCCATTGGAATCCCCTACGAACGATTCGTGAACCTGGCTCAGACGGCTCCAAAGGTTTTAAAGACTTCCAAAATGCAGATCATTCTGGGCGTCGATCGTCTGGACTACACCAAGGGCCTTGTCCACCGCCTGATGGCCTTCGAGGCACTGCTGTTGAAGTATCCACAGCACAAGGAAAAGGTCAGCCTGCTCCAGATTTCGGTTCCCTCTCGTACTGATGTGAAGGAGTACCGCGAACTGAAGGAGGAGGTGGATCAGTTGGTGGGCCGTATCAACGGGCGATTCACCACCGCCAACTGGGCGCCCATCCGATACATTTACGACTACGTTAGCCAGGACGAATTGGCAGCATTGTACAGGGATGCGGCCGTGTGTCTGGTCACTCCCCTCCGTGACGGGATGAATCTGGTGGCGAAGGAGTTCGTGGCCTGCCAAATTAACGAGGTGCCCGGCGTCTTGGTTATCTCGCCATTTGCCGGAGCCGGTGAAATGATGCACGAGGCGCTGCTCTGCAATCCGTACGAAGTGAATGAGGCCGCCGAGGTGATCCACAGGGCGCTTACAATGCCGGAGGATGAACGTGTGCTCCGAATGGCCCGACTCCGTAGGAGGGAAGCTGAGTGCGATGTAAGCCACTGGATGCGCTGCTTCCTAAAGGCCGTGGGTGCTCTTGAAATGGACGACGTTGGTACCACCATCATGCAGCCCGTCTCTGTGGACGATTTCGATGACTACTTACTCAA ATACATCGGCTATAACCACAAGCTGGCCTTGCTCTTGGACTACGACGGCACCCTGGCGCCGATTGCCCCTCACCCAGATCTAGCCACCCTCTCCCCGGAAATCAAGAACGTGCTGTACAAGCTCTCCAACCACTCCGACGTCTACGTGGCTGTTATCTCGGGTCGCAACGTGGATAACGTTAAGAAAATGGTAGGCATCGAAGGCATCACATATGCAGGCAACCACGGTCTCGAAATCCTCCATCCGGATGGCAGCAAGTTTGTGCATCCAATGCCCATTGAATACGAGAAAAAGGTCAGTGATCTATTGAAAGCGCTGCAGGACTCGGTTTGTCGAGATGGAGCTTGGGTAGAGAACAAGGGAGCGCTGTTGACGTTCCACTACCGCGAGACTCCGAACCACCTGAGGGGTGCCATGGTAGACAGAGCGCGCTCATTAATCGAAAAGTACGGTTTCCGGGCTACGGAGGCACACTGTGCCCTGGAGGCCCGTCCTCCGGTGCAGTGGAACAAGGGTCGCGCGTCTATCTACATTTTACGTACTTCCTTTGGCGTCGACTGGAACGAGCGCATCAAAATCATTTACGTAGGCGACGATCTTACCGACGAAGATGCTATGGTG GCTCTCAAGGGCATGGCCCGAACTTTCCGAGTCAcatcatcggatatagttaaaACGGCGGCGGACCATCGACTGCCGTCAACAGACTCCGTATACACGCTGTTGAAATGGGTGGAGCGGCACTTCATGGGCCGCAAGGCGCGTGCCAATTCGTTGACCTACCGGCCTACAAAGGGTGACGGCGTTCAGATGCAGATGTCCCTGGAGGTGGCCTCCTCGGCGAACAACCTGGAGGTGTGA